In Necator americanus strain Aroian chromosome IV, whole genome shotgun sequence, the following proteins share a genomic window:
- a CDS encoding hypothetical protein (NECATOR_CHRIV.G13702.T1), translated as MLRPWKGLYYLILLAKLACSTFASFREGELYTKLLEDYEPLERPVSNSSEPVNVKMGLVLQQIVSVDEKNQVVDVNAWLKLTWHDYSLIWDPKKYDGVTDLRFKKNQVWTPDVLLYNSADPQFDSSFQSNVLVYPDGVVNWIPPGVFRISCRIAVAWFPFDLQECFMKFGSWTFDGSKLNLEIDENGFDLSSYTPNGEWELQKTFATRNIQHYQCCPEPYYDIVFTFVIRRRVLYYAFNLILPCILITLLTLTGFTLPPDAGEKMSLQITIMLSICIFQNYLAEMSPPTSEAVPFLGAFFAVCMSTCACCVVATTLALNFHHRNSYSHEMNDMFRQVMLNWLPWLLMMHRPGYTAAGGAMVKVDDAEDEEKKPDVSIDSLLENIAAPSPPKLTVVDECASRGVEERRHLWRNGSSRLADRPIISQKQATQQQIAQLLLLREIHDDLSAITSEMREVERNKTVEDDWKFAAMVVDRLCLFIFSFFISFSIVGCFSSVPDLRRFL; from the exons ATGCTACGCCCATGGAAAGGTCTTTATTATCTGATTCTGTTGGCAAAGTTAGCGTGCTCAACGTTCGCTTCTTTTCGAGAGGGAGAACTCTACACCAAACTTCTGGAAGACTACGAACCACTTGAAAGACCTGTATCAAACAGTTCTGAACCCGTAAATGTAAAGATGGGACTAGTTCTGCAGCAGATTGTATCTGTG gatgaAAAGAATCAAGTGGTGGATGTTAATGCTTGGCTGAAACTGACATGGCACGACTATTCATTAATATGGGATCCGAAAAAGTACGACGGCGTGACGGATCTCAGGTTCAA GAAGAATCAAGTGTGGACTCCAGATGTTTTGCTGTACAACAGCGCTGATCCACAATTTGATAGCTCCTTTCAGTCGAATGTTCTCGTATATCCAGACGGAGTCGTTAACTGGATACCACCAG GAGTTTTCCGGATATCGTGTCGGATTGCTGTGGCATGGTTCCCCTTCGACCTGCAAGAATGTTTCATGAAG TTTGGTTCATGGACATTTGATGGCTCTAAGTTAAATCTGGAAATAGATGAAAATGGTTTTGATTTGTCCAGCTATACACCAAATGGCGAATGGGAACTTCAGA AAACCTTCGCAACTAGAAATATACAACATTATCAGTGCTGCCCAGAACCTTACTATGATATCGTCTTCACATTCGTTATTCGCAGGAGAGTCCTTTATTACG CGTTCAACTTGATCTTGCCATGTATTCTTATTACTCTTCTTACTTTGACTGGCTTCACACTACCTCCAGACGCTGGcgaaaaaatgtcgctac aaattaccATAATGCTTTCCATTTGCATCTTTCAAAACTATTTGGCCGAAATGTCTCCTCCGACATCGGAAGCGGTTCCCTTTTTag GGgcattttttgctgtttgCATGTCTACATGTGCTTGCTGCGTGGTGGCgacaactttggcgttgaactTTCACCACAGGAACTCCTACTCTCATGAGATGAACGACATG TTCCGACAAGTTATGCTCAACTGGCTTCCTTGGTTGTTAATGATGCATCGACCGGGATACACAGCAGCCGGTGGAGCGATGGTCAAGGTGGACGATGCAGAAGACGAAGAGAAGAAGCCTGACGTGTCTATTGACTCACTCCTCGAAAATATAGCCGCACCTTCTCCACCAAA GCTAACCGTCGTCGACGAATGTGCATCACGTGGGGTCGAAGAACGACGTCATCTATGGCGAAACGGTTCCAGCCGCTTAGCTGATCGTCCCATTATTTCCCAAAAGCAG gCCACTCAACAGCAAATTGCACAACTATTACTACTACGTGAAATCCACGATGATTTATCT GCAATCACATCAGAGATGAGAGAAGTGGAACGAAATAAAACGGTGGAAGATGACTGGAAATTTGCAGCGATGGTTGTCGATCGGTTATGTCTCTTCatcttctcgtttttcatcTCCTTCTCAATCGTAGGATGTTTCTCGTCTGTACCTGATCTTAGACGGTTTTTATGA
- a CDS encoding hypothetical protein (NECATOR_CHRIV.G13702.T2): MLRPWKEGELYTKLLEDYEPLERPVSNSSEPVNVKMGLVLQQIVSVDEKNQVVDVNAWLKLTWHDYSLIWDPKKYDGVTDLRFKKNQVWTPDVLLYNSADPQFDSSFQSNVLVYPDGVVNWIPPGVFRISCRIAVAWFPFDLQECFMKFGSWTFDGSKLNLEIDENGFDLSSYTPNGEWELQKTFATRNIQHYQCCPEPYYDIVFTFVIRRRVLYYAFNLILPCILITLLTLTGFTLPPDAGEKMSLQITIMLSICIFQNYLAEMSPPTSEAVPFLGAFFAVCMSTCACCVVATTLALNFHHRNSYSHEMNDMFRQVMLNWLPWLLMMHRPGYTAAGGAMVKVDDAEDEEKKPDVSIDSLLENIAAPSPPKLTVVDECASRGVEERRHLWRNGSSRLADRPIISQKQATQQQIAQLLLLREIHDDLSAITSEMREVERNKTVEDDWKFAAMVVDRARRARPSDFDDQALLTAVDEDITAMDDDEHNNPNVGRKLRSRQYHDRSSSQKSWKGVKIGWTVPRELLTTRNHTISY; this comes from the exons ATGCTACGCCCATGGAAAG AGGGAGAACTCTACACCAAACTTCTGGAAGACTACGAACCACTTGAAAGACCTGTATCAAACAGTTCTGAACCCGTAAATGTAAAGATGGGACTAGTTCTGCAGCAGATTGTATCTGTG gatgaAAAGAATCAAGTGGTGGATGTTAATGCTTGGCTGAAACTGACATGGCACGACTATTCATTAATATGGGATCCGAAAAAGTACGACGGCGTGACGGATCTCAGGTTCAA GAAGAATCAAGTGTGGACTCCAGATGTTTTGCTGTACAACAGCGCTGATCCACAATTTGATAGCTCCTTTCAGTCGAATGTTCTCGTATATCCAGACGGAGTCGTTAACTGGATACCACCAG GAGTTTTCCGGATATCGTGTCGGATTGCTGTGGCATGGTTCCCCTTCGACCTGCAAGAATGTTTCATGAAG TTTGGTTCATGGACATTTGATGGCTCTAAGTTAAATCTGGAAATAGATGAAAATGGTTTTGATTTGTCCAGCTATACACCAAATGGCGAATGGGAACTTCAGA AAACCTTCGCAACTAGAAATATACAACATTATCAGTGCTGCCCAGAACCTTACTATGATATCGTCTTCACATTCGTTATTCGCAGGAGAGTCCTTTATTACG CGTTCAACTTGATCTTGCCATGTATTCTTATTACTCTTCTTACTTTGACTGGCTTCACACTACCTCCAGACGCTGGcgaaaaaatgtcgctac aaattaccATAATGCTTTCCATTTGCATCTTTCAAAACTATTTGGCCGAAATGTCTCCTCCGACATCGGAAGCGGTTCCCTTTTTag GGgcattttttgctgtttgCATGTCTACATGTGCTTGCTGCGTGGTGGCgacaactttggcgttgaactTTCACCACAGGAACTCCTACTCTCATGAGATGAACGACATG TTCCGACAAGTTATGCTCAACTGGCTTCCTTGGTTGTTAATGATGCATCGACCGGGATACACAGCAGCCGGTGGAGCGATGGTCAAGGTGGACGATGCAGAAGACGAAGAGAAGAAGCCTGACGTGTCTATTGACTCACTCCTCGAAAATATAGCCGCACCTTCTCCACCAAA GCTAACCGTCGTCGACGAATGTGCATCACGTGGGGTCGAAGAACGACGTCATCTATGGCGAAACGGTTCCAGCCGCTTAGCTGATCGTCCCATTATTTCCCAAAAGCAG gCCACTCAACAGCAAATTGCACAACTATTACTACTACGTGAAATCCACGATGATTTATCT GCAATCACATCAGAGATGAGAGAAGTGGAACGAAATAAAACGGTGGAAGATGACTGGAAATTTGCAGCGATGGTTGTCGATCG GGCAAGAAGAGCACGACCATCGGATTTCGACGATCAGGCACTTCTGACAGCCGTGGATGAAGACATAACAGCCATGGATGATGATGAGCATAACAACCCGAACGTTGGCCGAAAACTTCGAAGTCGACAATACCACGACCGTTCGTCGTCTCAAAAATCCTGGAAAGGTGTGAAAATTGGCTGGACGGTCCCTCGCGAACTCCTGACAACAAGAAATCATACTATCTCCTATTAG
- a CDS encoding hypothetical protein (NECATOR_CHRIV.G13703.T1), with the protein MYQASVLISQLPIYQLRKNDRPGRHWNGFEPSIDRAVVAEPLTDCATPPALGRYLYSGNIGRRIFETTNGRGIVDFEVFGQRSGCYAHHHPWLLCLHPRLSEVPDRRNPMVVLFLPYLQATVAKSEAGKTFLALPLTD; encoded by the exons ATGTATCAGGCCAGTGTTCTCATCTCCCAGCTACCGATTTATCAACTCCGAAAGAATGACAGACCTGGTCGGCACTggaacggtttcgaaccatcgatcgatcgtgcagtcgtggcggaacctcttaccgactgcgctacaccgccagCCCTTGGACGCTATCTTTATAGTGGAAATATTGGGAGAAG GATTTTTGAGACGACGAACGGTCGTGGTATTGTCGACTTCGAAGTTTTCGGCCAACGTTCGGGTTGTTATGCTCATCATCATCCATGGCTGTTATGTCTTCATCCACGGCTGTCAGAAGTGCCTGATCGTCGAAATCCGATGGTCGTGCTCTTCTTGCCCTATCTCCAAGCTACTGTCGCCAAATCTGAAGCGGGAAAAACATTCTTGGCATTGCCTTTGACTGATTGA